From a single Miscanthus floridulus cultivar M001 chromosome 8, ASM1932011v1, whole genome shotgun sequence genomic region:
- the LOC136477662 gene encoding wall-associated receptor kinase 3-like: protein MSSVVTAILIGTQLLLTCLLGSSVPRASGRDSGFAGAGGAPGGGGRGILSVPSADSLAHCPTRCGDAEFLYPFGTEPGCFRQGFELTCDTTTQPPRLFWANSSTQMLGTDGTDHYFAYASIGFNITVTPGTSTYNSTGSWESPAKGFVIDSDTRMYLVGCDVDVVLFDTGTNLTIGSCSSSCPGNRATMAMGMVRMEPENNCNGFGCCSIALPEYLRGFRFTLSSRDGVRAQPDAASSTAKVFLTDGNYVFNTSDLYSSWINQSVHTSLEIFATDQPSCEIASANKETFACSPGSLCQTGEWGGYFCYCNPRVSGNPYILDGCIEGYDPIPKGNCKRSCGNMSIPFPFGLEEHCCAQPKFQLSCVSNKTVVLDRGDGTRFMVTKLSVNDGYLGVTSMLNDSSSSDDQVVVVHTSNGDFDYRISSEYVRSFIEFTQEFDIKMRWAVSNLTCATALQRNGTYACVSPHSECVNVTHGTLYLGYRCECSQGFDGNPYVKSPDGCTDINECLEPNDCNGVCHNTLGGYYCTTCPHGKVFEPTKRNCVTSAKQHSLILGVTIGIGCGLGSIIFVFCAILIARKWKQGTHKRIRRAYFKKNQGLLLEQLVFDESTPNKTKIFSLEELEKATNYFDATRVLGRGGHGTVYKGILSDQNVVAIKRSKIVEQTEIDQFINEVAILSQIIHRNVVKLFGCCLETEVPLLVYEFIPSGTLYNLLHTNVDGKCLLSWDDRTRIAVESSGALAYLHSAAAIPIFHRDVKSSNILLDATFTTKVSDFGASRSVSIDETHVVTIVQGTFGYLDPEYYNTGRLTEKSDVYSFGVIIVELLTRKKPVFISDSGVKESLAHYFIEALQGGVLMEIIDQQVVEEADQGEIDDIALLAQACLRTKGVERPTMKEVEMKLQLLRTGRLRRKRHHSPGNNGEAEHLLCPSHARNSHAQLDLGNATRLPCDQETSRGYSLEKEFASSISLPR from the exons ATGAGCTCGGTCGTCACGGCAATACTCATCGGCACGCAGCTCCTGCTAACGTGCTTATTGGGAAGCAGCGTGCCGCGAGCGTCCGGGCGGGATTCTGGattcgccggcgccggcggcgcccCCGGAGGCGGAGGGAGAGGGATCTTGTCTGTCCCTTCAGCTGACTCCCTGGCTCACTGCCCCACCCGCTGCGGCGACGCCGAGTTCCTCTACCCGTTCGGGACCGAGCCCGGCTGCTTCCGGCAGGGTTTCGAGCTCACCTGCGACACCACCACCCAGCCTCCCAGGCTCTTCTGGGCCAACAGCAGCACCCAGATGCTTGGCACGGACGGGACAGATCACTACTTCGCCTACGCCTCGATCGGCTTCAATATCACCGTCACGCCAGGTACGAGTACTTACAACTCCACGGGGTCCTGGGAGTCGCCCGCCAAGGGCTTCGTCATAGACTCTGACACCCGCATGTACCTTGTTGGTTGCGACGTCGACGTCGTCCTATTCGATACTGGGACGAACCTGACCATTGGTTCTTGCTCGAGTTCCTGCCCGGGCAACAGGGCGACCATGGCCATGGGTATGGTCCGTATGGAGCCCGAAAATAATTGCAATGGGTTCGGTTGCTGCAGCATCGCCTTGCCAGAGTACCTCCGAGGCTTTCGGTTCACGCTGTCAAGTAGGGATGGCGTCCGAGCACAACCAGATGCTGCTTCCTCCACTGCAAAGGTTTTCTTAACTGATGGTAATTATGTATTCAACACAAGCGACCTTTACTCGAGCTGGATAAACCAAAGTGTGCATACAAGCTTGGAGATTTTCGCAACGGACCAACCAAGTTGTGAAATCGCATCTGCGAATAAGGAAACCTTTGCATGTAGCCCTGGCAGCTTATGCCAGACGGGAGAGTGGGGCGGCTACTTCTGTTACTGCAATCCTCGTGTAAGTGGCAATCCCTACATTTTGGATGGCTGCATCGAAG GTTACGACCCCATTCCTAAAGGAAATTGCAAGAGGTCATGTGGAAACATGTCCATCCCTTTCCCTTTTGGGTTAGAAGAACATTGTTGTGCACAACCGAAATTTCAACTTAGTTGCGTGTCGAATAAGACAGTTGTTCTTGACCGAGGAGATGGCACAAGATTTATGGTGACCAAATTGTCAGTGAATGATGGATACCTGGGTGTTACCAGCATGCTTAATGATTCAAGCAGCAGCGATGACCAGGTGGTGGTAGTTCATACCTCCAATGGCGACTTTGATTACAGGATATCAAGCGAATACGTGAGGAGTTTTATTGAATTCACCCAAGAATTTGATATCAAGATGAGGTGGGCTGTTTCCAACCTAACCTGCGCAACAGCCTTGCAAAGGAATGGAACTTATGCGTGTGTCAGCCCCCACAGTGAATGCGTTAATGTCACCCATGGGACGCTATACCTAGGGTACCGTTGCGAGTGCTCGCAAGGCTTTGATGGGAATCCATATGTCAAAAGCCCAGATGGTTGTACAG ACATTAATGAGTGTTTAGAGCCAAATGATTGCAATGGAGTATGTCATAATACTCTTGGAGGGTATTATTGCACAACTTGTCCTCATGGTAAAGtgtttgaaccaacaaaaagGAACTGTGTCACATCAGCTAAGCAACACAGTCTTATTTTAG GTGTTACAATTGGAATTGGATGTGGTCTTGGCTCCATAATTTTTGTGTTCTGCGCCATTTTAATAGCTAGAAAATGGAAGCAAGGCACGCATAAGAGAATCCGAAGAGCATACTTCAAGAAAAATCAAGGTCTGCTGTTGGAGCAACTAGTATTTGATGAGAGCACCCCAAACAAAACAAAGATATTCTCCTTAGAGGAACTAGAGAAAGCCACCAACTATTTTGATGCTACTCGTGTCCTTGGCCGTGGAGGACATGGAACTGTCTATAAAGGTATTCTATCCGATCAAAATGTGGTAGCCATTAAAAGGTCTAAAATTGTGGAGCAAACCGAGATAGATCAGTTTATCAATGAGGTTGCAATATTGTCTCAAATCATCCACCGGAATGTGGTGAAACTTTTTGGTTGTTGCTTGGAAACTGAGGTGCCCTTGCTCGTGTATGAGTTCATACCTAGTGGCACATTATACAACCTTCTTCACACTAATGTCGATGGTAAATGTTTGCTGTCATGGGATGATCGCACTAGGATTGCGGTAGAATCATCAGGGGCGCTTGCTTATCTACACTCAGCTGCTGCAATTCCAATTTTTCATAGAGACGTGAAGTCATCCAATATACTCTTGGATGCCACCTTCACCACGAAGGTTTCTGATTTTGGTGCTTCAAGATCTGTTTCAATCGACGAGACTCATGTGGTGACAATTGTTCAAGGCACATTTGGCTACCTAGATCCAGAATATTACAATACTGGTCGGCTAACTGAGAAGAGTGACGTATATAGTTTTGGTGTGATTATTGTGGAGCTTCTGACAAGAAAGAAACCAGTTTTTATTAGTGATTCCGGTGTGAAAGAAAGCTTGGCTCATTACTTCATTGAAGCACTTCAAGGAGGAGTCCTTATGGAAATAATAGATCAACAGGTTGTGGAAGAGGCAGACCAAGGAGAAATTGATGATATCGCCTTACTCGCACAAGCATGCTTGAGGACCAAAGGAGTAGAGAGACCAACTATGAAAGAAGTGGAGATGAAATTGCAGCTCCTAAGGACAGGGAGGCTTAGAAGAAAAAGACACCATTCACCAGGAAATAATGGTGAGGCTGAGCATTTGCTGTGCCCATCACATGCTAGAAACTCCCATGCACAGCTCGATCTTGGGAATGCTACCCGTTTGCCTTGTGATCAAGAGACCTCTCGCGGCTACAGTCTAGAGAAAGAATTTGCATCCTCAATCAGTTTGCCACGCTAA